A window of the Lactobacillus gasseri ATCC 33323 = JCM 1131 genome harbors these coding sequences:
- a CDS encoding M13 family metallopeptidase, translated as MRRYFSVRGGAGDLTKPNVNTRPQDNLYLAVNSEWLSKAKIPADRTSTGINLILDMRIEDKLMKDFEAFASGKKPLPDVPNFKKAVNYYKLAADFDKRNKDQAEPIKKDLSRLTSLKNFAEFNQKAAQLISSGYELPLDIYVSEDMKDTDHNALYATGPQLFLPDTTAYQVPDAEKLLSVLEKQTVKLLTMAGVSEEQARTWAKNGIEFDKKLSKILKSTEEWADEVAMYNPASLSDFEAKFDQFDINSFLKQLLPEMPAKVIVAEPRYFKHINDFLNESEFEEFKGWMIIKFINKSATYLSQDFREAAFPFRQAVYGVPELPSQDKHAYRLANAAFDEVIGIYYGKTYLGDEAKADVISMIKKMLKVYEQRIQNNSWLSEDTKKQAIIKLKALKLKVGYPEKNRALFDNLVVDPNKTLYENHVLINQERIKDILQRLNKKPDKSIWEMPGNLNNACYDPYKNDLTFPAGILQAPFYDAKQSRAANYGGIGATIGHEVSHAFDNNGAQFDEKGNMKNWWTKEDFEEFNKRTKAVADIFDGLQYGPVKLNGKQVVSENIADLSGLSCAIAANKAEGGEMKDLFETYAKSWMQKQRPEAITAEVQSDVHAPQPTRVNIPAQNQDEFYEAYNVTPKDGMWLDPEDRITIW; from the coding sequence ATGAGAAGATATTTCAGCGTTCGCGGGGGTGCAGGCGACTTAACTAAGCCCAATGTTAATACTAGACCACAAGATAATTTATATTTAGCAGTTAACTCTGAGTGGCTTTCAAAAGCAAAAATTCCAGCCGATAGAACTTCAACTGGAATCAATTTGATTTTAGACATGCGAATTGAAGACAAGCTTATGAAGGATTTTGAAGCTTTTGCTAGTGGTAAAAAGCCTCTTCCTGATGTGCCAAATTTTAAAAAGGCAGTTAACTACTACAAGTTGGCAGCTGATTTTGATAAGAGAAATAAGGATCAAGCAGAGCCAATTAAAAAAGATCTAAGCAGATTAACTTCTTTGAAAAATTTTGCAGAATTTAACCAAAAAGCAGCTCAATTAATATCGAGTGGCTATGAATTACCACTTGACATCTACGTATCTGAGGATATGAAAGATACAGATCATAATGCTTTATATGCAACTGGTCCACAACTTTTCTTGCCAGATACTACTGCTTATCAAGTTCCAGATGCTGAAAAATTACTTTCTGTCTTAGAGAAGCAAACTGTAAAATTACTTACGATGGCTGGAGTAAGTGAAGAACAAGCTAGAACTTGGGCCAAGAACGGTATTGAATTTGATAAAAAACTTTCTAAGATTTTGAAGTCAACAGAAGAATGGGCTGATGAAGTGGCAATGTATAATCCAGCTAGTTTGTCTGACTTTGAGGCAAAATTTGATCAATTTGATATTAATTCGTTCTTAAAGCAGCTCTTGCCTGAAATGCCAGCCAAAGTTATTGTTGCAGAACCACGCTACTTTAAACATATTAACGACTTCTTGAATGAAAGTGAATTTGAAGAATTTAAGGGCTGGATGATTATTAAATTCATCAATAAAAGTGCAACTTACTTATCTCAGGATTTTAGAGAGGCCGCCTTTCCATTTAGACAAGCAGTTTACGGTGTCCCAGAACTACCATCTCAAGATAAGCATGCTTATCGGCTAGCTAATGCTGCTTTTGATGAAGTGATTGGAATTTACTATGGTAAGACCTATCTCGGTGATGAAGCCAAAGCTGACGTAATTAGTATGATTAAAAAGATGCTTAAGGTTTACGAACAAAGAATTCAAAATAATTCTTGGCTTTCAGAAGATACTAAAAAGCAGGCTATTATCAAATTAAAGGCTTTAAAGTTAAAGGTAGGTTATCCAGAAAAGAATAGGGCTCTTTTTGATAATCTAGTTGTCGATCCAAATAAGACCTTATATGAAAACCATGTTTTGATTAATCAAGAAAGAATTAAAGATATTCTTCAAAGATTAAATAAAAAGCCTGATAAAAGTATTTGGGAAATGCCAGGCAATTTGAACAACGCTTGCTACGATCCTTATAAGAATGACTTAACCTTCCCAGCAGGAATCTTGCAAGCTCCATTTTATGATGCAAAACAATCTCGGGCTGCTAACTATGGCGGAATTGGTGCAACAATTGGCCATGAGGTTTCTCATGCTTTTGATAATAATGGTGCGCAATTCGATGAAAAAGGCAACATGAAGAACTGGTGGACCAAAGAAGACTTTGAAGAATTTAATAAGCGGACCAAGGCAGTTGCTGATATCTTTGATGGCTTACAATATGGCCCAGTTAAGTTAAATGGTAAGCAAGTCGTTTCTGAAAATATTGCTGACTTAAGTGGACTTTCTTGTGCAATTGCAGCTAACAAAGCAGAAGGAGGAGAGATGAAAGATCTCTTTGAAACTTATGCTAAAAGCTGGATGCAAAAGCAACGTCCTGAAGCAATTACTGCCGAAGTACAATCTGATGTTCATGCTCCGCAGCCAACTAGAGTGAATATCCCAGCTCAAAATCAGGATGAATTTTATGAAGCTTACAATGTTACTCCAAAAGATGGGATGTGGCTTGATCCAGAAGACAGAATTACTATTTGGTAA
- the thrC gene encoding threonine synthase, translating to MQYRSTRANLNYQLDAPAAIIQGLSPEGGLFVPTTFPKPIFDLEQFKNMSYQEMAKKVLATFFDDFSDEQLTQIVGESYGNQWDDKEVVKITKHANNYYLELFHGPTLAFKDIALQVLPRLMHTAIKIKQNDSDIIILTATSGDTGGAAMSGFKGQDHTHVIVFYPYGGVSPVQLRQMLGLKGGNLTAIAIKGNFDDAQTNVKKIFNNQALVKKLKLNKLQFSSANSMNIGRLIPQIVYYFYSYVQLVKNGQISAGQEINFSVPTGNFGDILAGYYARKLGLPIHKLICASDQNNVLTDFFETGTYDRQRKFYLTNSPAMDILVSSNLERLLFDLYDENADELSKLMNKLSKEGKYTISPAVKEKLAQLFAAGFATEDEVETEIKRIYEKDHYTLDPHTAVASFVTKKYQEISLDQTPTVIVSTASPYKFPETVFHALTGKEVKEKGVPAIKELNSFLKEDLSGNVNNLIQTGNYQEQIIDASEMENALLNILDI from the coding sequence ATGCAATATCGTAGTACACGCGCTAACTTAAATTATCAATTAGATGCTCCCGCAGCTATTATTCAAGGATTATCACCAGAAGGTGGTCTTTTTGTTCCAACTACTTTTCCTAAGCCAATTTTTGATTTAGAACAATTTAAAAATATGTCCTACCAAGAAATGGCTAAAAAAGTTTTAGCAACCTTCTTTGATGATTTCTCAGATGAACAACTTACTCAAATTGTAGGCGAATCTTATGGTAATCAATGGGATGATAAAGAAGTTGTCAAAATTACTAAACATGCAAACAATTATTATCTAGAACTCTTCCATGGTCCAACGCTTGCCTTTAAAGATATCGCCTTACAAGTACTTCCTCGTTTAATGCATACAGCTATCAAAATCAAACAAAATGATTCTGATATCATTATTCTAACTGCTACTTCAGGAGACACTGGCGGTGCAGCAATGAGTGGTTTTAAAGGTCAAGACCATACTCACGTTATTGTCTTCTACCCTTACGGCGGTGTAAGTCCCGTACAATTAAGACAAATGCTAGGTCTTAAAGGCGGTAACTTAACTGCGATTGCCATTAAAGGTAACTTTGATGATGCTCAAACTAACGTGAAGAAAATTTTTAATAATCAAGCTTTAGTTAAAAAATTAAAACTAAACAAATTGCAATTTTCTTCCGCTAATTCAATGAATATTGGCCGCTTAATCCCGCAAATTGTCTATTATTTTTATAGTTATGTTCAACTAGTTAAAAATGGTCAAATTTCAGCTGGACAAGAAATTAATTTTTCCGTTCCAACTGGGAACTTTGGCGATATTCTTGCGGGCTACTATGCTAGAAAATTAGGGCTACCAATTCATAAACTTATTTGTGCTTCTGATCAAAATAATGTTTTGACTGATTTCTTTGAAACTGGTACTTATGATCGTCAACGTAAGTTTTACTTAACTAACTCCCCTGCCATGGATATCTTAGTTTCAAGTAATTTAGAGCGATTATTGTTTGACCTTTATGATGAAAACGCTGATGAACTATCAAAATTAATGAATAAATTAAGCAAGGAAGGAAAATATACAATCAGTCCAGCTGTTAAGGAAAAATTAGCTCAGTTATTTGCAGCTGGTTTTGCTACAGAGGATGAAGTTGAAACTGAAATTAAACGTATCTATGAAAAAGATCATTACACACTCGATCCACATACAGCAGTTGCCTCTTTTGTAACTAAAAAGTATCAAGAAATTAGTCTTGATCAAACACCAACTGTGATCGTTTCAACTGCTAGCCCATATAAGTTCCCTGAAACAGTCTTTCATGCACTTACTGGTAAAGAAGTAAAAGAAAAAGGCGTTCCTGCTATTAAAGAATTGAATAGCTTCTTAAAAGAAGACTTAAGCGGGAATGTAAACAATTTGATTCAAACTGGTAATTATCAAGAGCAAATAATTGATGCTAGCGAAATGGAAAATGCTTTACTTAATATTTTAGATATCTAA
- a CDS encoding LysR family transcriptional regulator has translation MDIKKLTIFINLAETRSFSKTAINMHVTQPTVTHTIKSIESEIGTQLFNTNKHYVTITENGKTFYHDIKPLINNYYSALQNIKKKNLNAASQITIGYSYTPFNQTYLPIWINNFHKINPNIKFNLTDLNHNDFKQDLISNNLDLVITTGRDAQGLSNIKRTILFSEYFKAIVPNDNILSKRKILNINDFTNQNMLFLDNTWAAIDLISLQNKIKNSVSNINITYANDISALDLLIKSQQGIALGLYCLYPELEGNSCYIPLNWKSKVELAILTSKTNRKKAVNSFIKSIVAYTHNITFNKN, from the coding sequence ATGGATATAAAAAAATTGACAATCTTTATTAACTTAGCTGAAACTAGAAGTTTCTCAAAAACCGCTATAAATATGCATGTAACCCAACCAACCGTTACTCATACTATCAAATCAATCGAATCAGAAATTGGCACTCAATTGTTTAATACTAATAAACACTATGTAACAATAACTGAAAATGGAAAAACTTTCTATCACGATATTAAACCATTAATTAATAATTACTACTCCGCCTTACAAAATATTAAAAAGAAGAATTTAAATGCAGCAAGTCAAATAACAATAGGATACTCATATACTCCATTTAACCAGACATATCTTCCAATTTGGATAAATAATTTTCATAAAATTAATCCTAATATTAAATTTAATTTAACCGACCTAAATCATAATGATTTTAAACAAGATCTTATATCAAATAATTTAGATCTTGTCATTACGACTGGAAGAGACGCACAAGGTTTAAGTAATATAAAAAGAACCATTTTATTCTCTGAATATTTTAAAGCCATTGTGCCCAACGATAATATTCTTTCTAAAAGAAAAATTTTAAATATCAATGATTTTACAAATCAAAATATGCTTTTTCTGGATAATACTTGGGCAGCAATAGATCTTATCAGCCTTCAAAATAAAATCAAAAATTCGGTTTCAAATATAAACATAACTTACGCAAATGATATTTCTGCTTTAGACTTACTTATTAAATCACAACAAGGAATTGCATTAGGGTTATATTGTCTTTACCCAGAATTAGAAGGAAACTCATGTTATATACCTTTGAATTGGAAGTCAAAAGTAGAACTTGCCATTCTAACTTCTAAAACAAACAGAAAAAAGGCAGTTAATAGTTTTATAAAATCAATCGTAGCTTATACTCATAACATAACATTTAATAAAAATTAG
- a CDS encoding homoserine dehydrogenase: MKTIEVAMLGLGTVGSGVIDILKHSKEKISQITDTEFKVSKVLVRNIDKYRSLYPDLNLTTDFEQISQDQDIEVVIEVMGGLHPAKEYISELLRQGCTVITANKDLVASFGPELMAIANEHQGRLFYEASVAGGIPILRVLNQNYVGDQIKQISGIVNGTSNYILTQMADNNWSYEQALSEAQKLGFAEADPTNDVSGKDAAYKLIILGRLAFGINLKLNQIKRIGITEINQKELAVIKKFDYTLKLIAKLETQNSTYYPVVMPMLVPENSMLGQTKNEFNGIEIESYAIGKSFYYGPGAGKLPTANSVINDLVAAVKNEAPFKTDWNSTSASVKDIFTRQYWFKIDHSQNEVVGNLMNRYQIEEADFLNDDQYGYYLTGNVTADQKTKFFSSLKEKDIKVYSLYEVY, from the coding sequence ATGAAAACCATTGAAGTTGCAATGCTCGGATTAGGTACAGTTGGCTCCGGTGTGATTGATATTTTAAAACATAGTAAAGAAAAAATAAGCCAAATTACTGACACAGAATTTAAAGTATCTAAGGTATTGGTAAGAAATATTGATAAGTATCGTAGTTTATACCCAGATTTAAATCTAACTACAGACTTTGAGCAAATTAGTCAAGATCAAGATATTGAAGTTGTTATTGAGGTTATGGGTGGTCTTCACCCAGCTAAAGAATATATATCAGAACTTTTAAGGCAAGGGTGTACGGTAATTACAGCTAATAAGGATTTAGTTGCTAGTTTTGGACCTGAATTAATGGCAATCGCTAACGAGCATCAAGGTCGCCTGTTCTACGAAGCAAGTGTTGCTGGTGGAATTCCAATTTTAAGGGTCCTGAATCAAAACTATGTTGGAGATCAGATTAAACAAATTTCTGGTATTGTTAATGGTACTAGCAATTACATCCTGACTCAGATGGCAGATAATAATTGGTCATATGAACAGGCTTTGAGTGAGGCACAAAAACTAGGCTTTGCAGAAGCTGATCCAACTAATGATGTTAGTGGAAAAGATGCGGCATATAAGCTAATTATTCTAGGACGACTAGCTTTTGGTATTAATTTAAAGCTTAATCAAATTAAAAGAATTGGTATTACCGAGATAAATCAGAAAGAACTAGCAGTAATTAAAAAGTTTGACTACACATTGAAACTTATTGCTAAGCTTGAAACTCAAAATAGTACTTATTATCCAGTTGTAATGCCGATGCTAGTTCCAGAGAATAGTATGTTGGGACAAACTAAGAATGAATTTAATGGTATCGAAATAGAAAGCTATGCAATTGGAAAATCCTTTTATTATGGCCCGGGTGCTGGAAAACTACCAACCGCTAATAGCGTTATCAATGATTTAGTGGCTGCAGTTAAAAATGAAGCACCTTTTAAAACTGATTGGAATTCTACCTCTGCGAGCGTTAAGGATATCTTTACTAGACAGTATTGGTTTAAGATTGATCATTCTCAAAACGAAGTAGTAGGCAATTTAATGAATAGGTATCAAATTGAAGAGGCTGATTTTTTGAATGATGACCAATATGGCTACTATTTAACAGGTAATGTAACCGCTGATCAAAAAACTAAATTTTTTAGCTCTTTGAAAGAAAAAGATATTAAAGTTTATAGTTTGTATGAAGTTTATTAA
- a CDS encoding aspartate kinase yields the protein MKVAKFGGSSVASGAKIAQVINILNNDNKRQVVVVSAPGKRSKSDTKVTDLLIKYANLTLRKQNCEKIQAQIYARYAEIGKYFDLSMQGLNEIKALINDLPTHTFPNRDYLMAAFKAHGEFLNAKLLTMIMKKQGFKVRLLTPRQAGLVVTGSPNDASVNPETYVNLRNLELDPTEKIIFPGFYGISPSGNIATFSRGGSDITGAILARGFTAELYENFTDVDAIFSANPAIVSHPQPISKMTYREMRELSYAGFSVFHDEALIPAIQAQIPVNVKNTQHPERPGTMIVPETNFKAQHTITGIAGGKNFAALYLHKYLLNKGAGFTLKILQILDQHKVAYEHMPSGIDDITIIFKKEDLNAELIDQICNEIQVSLNPDQMQWIDDYAITMVVGEGMRDKLSLCASILYPLGQKNISIQMINQGASQISIMIGTRRGDAEEVIRTIYQTFFN from the coding sequence ATGAAAGTAGCTAAATTCGGTGGCAGCTCCGTTGCTTCAGGTGCAAAAATTGCTCAAGTAATTAACATTTTAAATAACGACAATAAACGCCAAGTCGTAGTCGTTTCCGCCCCAGGAAAAAGAAGTAAATCAGATACCAAGGTTACTGATCTTCTAATCAAGTACGCCAATCTTACCCTTCGTAAGCAAAATTGTGAAAAAATTCAAGCACAAATTTATGCTCGTTATGCTGAAATTGGAAAATATTTTGACTTGAGTATGCAGGGACTTAACGAAATCAAAGCTTTAATTAATGATCTTCCTACTCATACTTTTCCTAATCGTGATTATTTGATGGCAGCATTTAAAGCTCACGGCGAATTTTTAAATGCTAAACTCTTAACAATGATTATGAAAAAACAAGGATTTAAGGTGCGACTTCTAACACCAAGACAAGCTGGTTTAGTTGTAACCGGCAGTCCAAATGATGCTTCTGTCAACCCTGAAACTTATGTTAATCTCCGTAACCTTGAACTCGACCCCACTGAAAAAATTATCTTTCCTGGATTTTATGGTATTTCACCTTCTGGAAATATTGCCACTTTTTCACGTGGTGGTTCAGACATTACTGGAGCTATTTTAGCCCGCGGTTTTACTGCGGAATTATATGAGAATTTTACTGATGTTGATGCTATTTTTTCAGCTAATCCTGCTATCGTTTCTCACCCCCAGCCAATCAGTAAAATGACCTACCGTGAAATGCGAGAACTGTCTTATGCAGGCTTTTCTGTCTTTCACGATGAAGCTTTAATTCCTGCTATTCAAGCACAGATCCCAGTTAATGTGAAAAATACTCAGCATCCCGAAAGACCCGGAACAATGATCGTACCTGAGACCAACTTTAAAGCTCAACATACAATTACGGGCATCGCTGGCGGTAAAAACTTTGCAGCCCTTTATTTACACAAATATTTATTAAATAAAGGAGCTGGTTTCACTTTAAAGATTTTACAAATTCTTGATCAACATAAAGTTGCCTATGAACATATGCCCTCAGGAATTGACGATATTACAATTATTTTCAAAAAAGAAGATCTCAATGCCGAACTAATTGATCAAATTTGCAATGAAATTCAAGTTTCGCTTAATCCTGATCAAATGCAGTGGATCGATGACTATGCAATTACAATGGTGGTTGGTGAAGGAATGCGTGACAAACTTAGCCTATGTGCAAGTATCCTTTATCCTTTAGGTCAAAAGAACATTTCAATTCAGATGATTAATCAAGGTGCATCTCAAATTTCAATCATGATCGGAACTAGACGAGGCGACGCCGAAGAAGTTATTCGAACTATTTATCAGACTTTTTTTAATTAG
- the thrB gene encoding homoserine kinase, which translates to MKIFVPATSANMGPGFDCLGTAVSMFLELDVLETSDKWFVEHDMSGISHDESNLIVKTALELAPKLTPHRLSVKSQIPLSRGLGSSSTAIVAGIELANQLANLNLSQQDKCKIAAKIEGHPDNVMPAILGGMVVASKIEDQYYFQELPLIPFDFLAYIPNYELDTKASRNALPEKLPFKNATHASSILGTLTASLALQDYGTAKRLIEADEFHEPYRQKLVPELVKIRKIAHQHEAFATYLSGAGSTVMTTIEHSRTEEFIASLRKAGLDDRIEQLKASSQGVFIEK; encoded by the coding sequence ATGAAAATTTTTGTACCTGCGACATCAGCAAATATGGGACCTGGATTTGATTGTTTAGGAACCGCCGTGTCGATGTTCTTAGAGTTAGATGTACTAGAAACAAGCGATAAATGGTTTGTTGAGCATGATATGAGTGGAATAAGTCATGATGAGAGTAATTTAATTGTTAAAACTGCTTTAGAACTTGCTCCTAAATTAACACCGCATCGTTTATCAGTTAAGAGTCAAATTCCCTTAAGTCGAGGCTTAGGTAGTAGTTCAACAGCCATTGTGGCTGGAATTGAGCTTGCGAATCAACTAGCCAATCTTAATTTAAGTCAGCAAGATAAATGTAAAATTGCGGCAAAGATTGAAGGGCATCCCGATAATGTCATGCCAGCTATCTTAGGCGGAATGGTAGTTGCAAGTAAGATAGAAGATCAATATTATTTTCAAGAATTACCGTTGATTCCATTTGACTTTCTTGCTTATATTCCTAATTATGAGCTAGATACGAAGGCTTCAAGAAATGCTTTACCTGAAAAGCTGCCTTTTAAGAATGCAACACATGCAAGCAGCATTTTAGGAACTTTAACCGCTAGCTTAGCTTTACAGGATTATGGAACAGCTAAGAGACTGATTGAAGCAGATGAATTTCATGAACCATATCGACAAAAGTTAGTGCCCGAATTAGTAAAAATTAGAAAAATTGCGCATCAGCATGAAGCCTTTGCTACTTATTTGAGCGGTGCTGGATCTACAGTAATGACAACTATTGAACATAGCAGGACTGAAGAGTTTATTGCTAGTTTAAGAAAAGCTGGCTTAGATGATAGAATTGAGCAATTAAAGGCCAGTTCTCAAGGTGTATTTATAGAAAAATAA
- a CDS encoding aspartate-semialdehyde dehydrogenase has protein sequence MKKEFTVAILGATGLVGQRMIKQLEQSTVPVKKVKFLASKRSAGKKLKFHNQEVEVEETKPESFSGVDIVLSSAGGAVSKKFLPEAVKRGSVCIDNTSAFRMDPDVPLVVPEVNGEEIKNHHGIIANPNCSTIQMVMALKPMMDKFGLKRVIVSTYQAASGAGHAALEELFKEAKDYMAGRDIKEDAQVLPTAGDKKHYPLAFNLLPQIDVFEDDGYSHEEWKMIHETKKILLNDMDAADIKVTATCVRVPVEIAHGESVYFELADKNATVSDLEKVLKDFPGVQVQNDFRKQEYPQPLNAVGSNDTFVGRIRPDLETAGAFNMWVVADNLLKGAAGNTVQIAEKLVANDWL, from the coding sequence ATGAAAAAAGAATTTACGGTTGCTATCTTAGGTGCAACTGGGTTAGTGGGACAGCGAATGATCAAGCAACTTGAACAGTCCACTGTTCCAGTTAAAAAAGTTAAATTTCTAGCTTCTAAAAGATCTGCTGGCAAGAAATTAAAATTCCATAATCAAGAAGTTGAAGTTGAAGAAACTAAACCAGAATCATTTTCCGGCGTTGACATAGTTTTATCTTCTGCTGGTGGAGCAGTTTCTAAAAAGTTTTTGCCTGAAGCTGTTAAGAGGGGCAGTGTTTGCATTGATAATACTAGTGCATTTAGAATGGATCCTGATGTTCCATTAGTTGTTCCTGAAGTTAATGGTGAAGAAATTAAAAATCATCATGGTATTATTGCTAATCCAAATTGTTCTACAATTCAAATGGTAATGGCCTTAAAGCCAATGATGGATAAATTTGGCCTGAAGCGAGTAATTGTATCAACTTATCAAGCAGCTTCTGGTGCTGGGCACGCAGCTTTAGAAGAGTTATTCAAAGAAGCTAAAGACTATATGGCAGGGCGTGATATTAAGGAAGATGCCCAAGTTTTGCCTACAGCAGGAGATAAAAAGCATTATCCTTTAGCCTTTAACTTATTGCCCCAAATCGATGTTTTTGAAGATGATGGTTATAGTCATGAAGAATGGAAGATGATTCACGAAACTAAGAAGATTCTCTTAAACGATATGGATGCAGCTGATATTAAAGTAACTGCTACTTGTGTTCGTGTTCCCGTTGAAATTGCGCATGGAGAAAGTGTTTATTTTGAATTGGCAGATAAAAATGCTACTGTATCTGATCTAGAGAAGGTTTTAAAAGACTTCCCAGGAGTTCAAGTACAGAATGATTTTAGAAAACAAGAGTATCCTCAACCATTAAATGCAGTTGGATCTAACGATACTTTTGTTGGTCGAATTAGGCCAGATTTAGAAACAGCCGGTGCCTTTAATATGTGGGTTGTAGCAGATAATTTATTAAAAGGTGCAGCTGGAAATACTGTTCAAATTGCTGAAAAGCTAGTTGCTAATGATTGGTTATAA